A part of Flavobacteriaceae bacterium GSB9 genomic DNA contains:
- a CDS encoding CDP-alcohol phosphatidyltransferase family protein translates to MNIPILLILFRLLLAPIILALAYFNGESAKTIILVLMYLGLISDILDGIIARKQDISSAKLRRMDSQTDMIFWLSIGFATWILHPKLISDNAIVIWTILGMEIACYVISIIKFKRETCTHAILSKIWGITLLVAFTSLIGFNHAGIPFAMAIIMGLISHVDRILITLILPKWTHDIPSAYHAYLIRKGIKIKRNVYLNG, encoded by the coding sequence ATGAACATACCCATTTTATTGATACTGTTCCGGTTATTGTTGGCGCCCATAATTTTGGCATTAGCCTATTTTAATGGGGAAAGTGCCAAAACCATAATTTTGGTACTCATGTATTTAGGGCTCATTTCTGATATATTAGATGGCATAATTGCAAGAAAACAAGATATATCATCAGCTAAATTAAGGCGAATGGATAGCCAGACCGATATGATATTTTGGCTGTCCATTGGTTTTGCTACATGGATTTTACACCCAAAATTAATTTCGGATAACGCCATTGTAATCTGGACAATCTTGGGTATGGAAATAGCTTGTTATGTAATTAGTATCATAAAATTTAAACGAGAAACCTGTACCCATGCCATTCTTTCTAAAATTTGGGGCATAACCTTGTTGGTGGCCTTTACGTCTTTAATAGGGTTTAACCATGCCGGAATTCCGTTTGCTATGGCCATTATTATGGGATTGATTTCACATGTCGATAGAATACTAATAACACTTATTTTACCCAAATGGACACACGATATTCCCAGTGCTTACCATGCATACTTAATAAGAAAAGGGATAAAAATTAAGCGGAACGTGTATTTAAATGGCTAA
- a CDS encoding prolipoprotein diacylglyceryl transferase, protein MLFIVVYKSIKRSYHLRSVLLMFTTITLFTVIGTRLFTIPIEDWVNVINIKTPEFNNRSSIGGLLFGLMGLLISQRLFGFKRPMLDLFAWLVPIAIGIAKFGCLFNGCCYGLPFDSSLGIQYPVGTHAHFNHWFTNGIANDSILSLTVHPVQLYESLTLFVIGYVVWKTNNLWKKNLSAMLFALSLIFTLRFGVEFFRDHSVSQFSTAYYLGIWSYQWGMLILGLLLAVVLWFYEKRAKTEITKGRQNSPYIHAEFIYIVTLSVIIYTFRNLLNAFEFNVVWIMFVPGIILSLFYLFTDTRLRNQRKLIAVLLLAPFYVLAQTIPNQTSKIKQYNRIDIGSSLGNFINEVKFNPQETQNACGTSNTSYSTAHFKQVYQIAGAGYSQVTIEGNKTKTLGINLSGGNIKSTILETNDSQSEFIFAVNPYMKWDGKWIGGGLGLQLGKLHINKDETIDIGDVEDGPKDYYIRPEFYLRFGQRKYLDVDYNYGFMMPSAYPTLYSRSSIGSALGLSQDYSFRYGHIWNLDSDFVSAEALLTDQLGVNLMYVFKENNFSSLDDEASGKFVFSLNYRFGNKTK, encoded by the coding sequence ATGCTTTTTATAGTTGTTTACAAAAGCATAAAGCGCAGTTATCATTTACGATCAGTATTGCTCATGTTTACTACCATTACTCTTTTTACGGTTATTGGTACTAGGCTTTTTACAATTCCAATAGAGGATTGGGTTAACGTAATAAACATAAAGACACCTGAGTTCAATAATAGATCATCAATAGGCGGGTTGCTGTTTGGTTTAATGGGACTTTTAATTTCGCAGCGCTTATTTGGGTTTAAAAGGCCTATGTTAGATTTATTTGCTTGGCTAGTACCAATAGCTATAGGTATTGCAAAATTTGGCTGTTTGTTTAATGGGTGTTGCTACGGCCTTCCTTTTGATAGTTCATTAGGAATACAATACCCTGTCGGAACCCATGCGCATTTTAACCACTGGTTCACTAACGGTATTGCAAATGACTCCATACTCTCATTAACAGTACACCCCGTTCAGTTATACGAAAGCCTAACCTTGTTTGTAATCGGTTATGTGGTTTGGAAAACCAATAATTTATGGAAAAAGAATTTAAGTGCCATGCTGTTTGCTCTGTCCTTAATCTTTACCCTGCGATTTGGAGTTGAATTTTTCAGAGACCACAGTGTATCGCAATTTAGTACAGCCTATTATTTAGGTATATGGTCTTACCAATGGGGCATGTTAATTTTAGGGCTACTATTAGCTGTGGTGTTATGGTTTTATGAAAAACGAGCTAAAACAGAAATCACAAAAGGACGCCAAAACTCACCGTATATCCATGCAGAATTTATATATATTGTCACCCTATCGGTTATCATATACACTTTCAGAAACCTACTTAATGCTTTCGAGTTCAACGTGGTTTGGATCATGTTCGTCCCTGGCATTATACTATCGTTATTTTATCTTTTTACCGATACTAGATTAAGAAACCAACGTAAACTCATTGCTGTATTACTACTCGCTCCTTTTTATGTACTGGCCCAAACTATACCCAATCAAACATCTAAAATTAAGCAATATAACCGTATAGATATTGGCAGCTCGTTAGGTAATTTCATAAATGAGGTGAAATTTAACCCACAAGAAACACAAAATGCTTGTGGAACAAGCAATACGTCTTACTCGACGGCTCACTTCAAGCAGGTCTATCAAATAGCGGGAGCAGGGTATTCACAGGTTACCATAGAAGGCAATAAAACCAAGACTTTGGGAATTAATCTTTCCGGAGGTAATATTAAAAGCACCATTTTAGAAACGAATGATTCGCAGTCTGAATTTATTTTTGCGGTAAACCCTTATATGAAGTGGGATGGTAAATGGATAGGTGGTGGCTTGGGGTTACAACTAGGCAAATTACACATTAATAAAGATGAAACTATAGATATAGGCGATGTAGAAGATGGCCCGAAAGACTATTATATTAGGCCTGAATTTTATTTGAGGTTTGGGCAAAGAAAATACCTGGATGTAGATTATAATTACGGATTTATGATGCCATCAGCGTATCCAACATTATATTCAAGGTCAAGCATAGGTAGTGCATTGGGGCTTAGTCAAGACTATAGTTTTAGATATGGCCATATCTGGAATTTAGATTCCGATTTTGTTTCTGCAGAAGCATTGCTTACCGATCAGTTGGGCGTTAATCTCATGTATGTTTTTAAGGAAAACAATTTTTCATCTCTGGATGACGAAGCTTCAGGAAAATTTGTGTTTTCACTAAACTATCGCTTTGGGAATAAAACAAAATAA
- a CDS encoding FAD-binding oxidoreductase has protein sequence MEHKVTLKKIEHINHNVLHLVTNKPKNYQFTPGQATEVSIDKPGWKKEKRPFTFTNLPDDNELEFTIKVYPSHSGVTEQIEKLEIGDHLLIGDSWGAIKYKGKGSFIAGGAGVTPFLAILKDLKQKGELEGNHLFFSNHEERDIIYKKNLEAWLGDNLHVILSKEDHKDYTHGLINKEYLEKHSLEVSKPVYLCGPPAMMEAVESDLYKMGLPKSQLIVEQ, from the coding sequence ATGGAACATAAAGTCACACTTAAAAAAATTGAACATATAAATCATAATGTCTTGCATTTGGTTACTAACAAACCGAAAAATTACCAATTCACTCCCGGTCAAGCCACAGAAGTCTCTATAGATAAACCTGGTTGGAAAAAAGAAAAACGACCTTTTACTTTCACAAATTTACCCGATGATAATGAATTGGAGTTTACCATAAAGGTTTACCCATCCCATAGTGGTGTAACGGAGCAAATTGAAAAGTTAGAGATTGGCGACCATTTGTTGATAGGTGATAGCTGGGGTGCCATTAAATATAAAGGCAAAGGCTCGTTTATTGCAGGTGGAGCAGGGGTAACTCCTTTTCTTGCCATCTTAAAAGATTTAAAACAAAAAGGAGAATTAGAAGGCAACCATCTTTTTTTTAGTAATCATGAAGAACGCGATATTATTTACAAGAAAAATTTGGAAGCTTGGTTGGGTGATAACCTTCATGTTATTCTTTCAAAAGAAGACCATAAAGACTATACGCACGGTCTTATTAACAAAGAGTATTTGGAAAAACACAGCCTAGAAGTATCCAAGCCTGTTTATCTCTGTGGCCCACCAGCTATGATGGAAGCAGTAGAGTCTGACCTTTATAAAATGGGGTTGCCTAAATCACAGTTGATTGTGGAGCAATAG
- a CDS encoding mechanosensitive ion channel family protein — MMITLQSTTDVITNSVKTYYESFIELLPRIALGIMVVILGVLIAQLITNIYKKRILKKAEDPLMARFLAQAIKLVLIIIAVLLALRIAGLNGVATGILTAAGGAAIVLGFAFQDIGKNFLAGIILAFNRPFNVNDTIKVGDFFGKIKGLNFRYMHIKTFDGRDIYVPNSDVLTKPVENYTADGFFRNEFVVGIGYEDDIEEAKKIIKDILDKNIYIVHDKEHDNFVFEDELAVSTVNLKIYFWVDTFDYRKSAIIIRGNLIREIKETLENRGFNLPADIKELKLYGNEDNIPLRVMQDSGNNTNS; from the coding sequence ATGATGATAACATTGCAATCTACAACAGACGTTATTACCAATTCAGTAAAGACTTATTATGAAAGTTTTATTGAGCTATTACCAAGAATTGCCCTTGGTATTATGGTGGTAATTTTAGGGGTTTTAATCGCCCAACTCATTACAAATATTTATAAGAAACGCATCTTAAAAAAGGCTGAAGATCCTTTAATGGCAAGGTTTTTAGCCCAAGCCATTAAGTTGGTTCTTATTATTATCGCCGTATTGCTTGCCTTAAGAATTGCTGGTTTAAATGGTGTTGCTACGGGTATTTTAACAGCTGCCGGAGGTGCGGCCATAGTATTGGGATTTGCATTTCAGGATATTGGTAAAAACTTTTTAGCAGGTATTATTTTGGCATTTAACCGTCCGTTTAATGTTAACGACACGATAAAGGTTGGTGATTTTTTCGGAAAAATTAAAGGTTTAAACTTTAGGTACATGCATATAAAAACCTTTGACGGGCGTGATATTTATGTGCCCAATAGCGATGTACTAACTAAACCTGTAGAAAACTATACTGCCGATGGCTTTTTTAGAAATGAATTTGTCGTTGGTATTGGTTATGAAGATGATATCGAAGAAGCTAAAAAAATCATTAAAGACATTTTGGATAAAAATATCTATATCGTTCACGATAAAGAACACGATAATTTTGTATTTGAAGACGAACTGGCAGTGAGCACGGTAAACCTTAAAATATACTTTTGGGTAGATACTTTCGATTATAGAAAATCCGCTATTATAATTCGTGGTAATCTTATTAGGGAAATAAAAGAAACTTTAGAGAACAGAGGTTTTAATTTGCCGGCTGACATTAAAGAACTTAAGCTTTATGGTAACGAAGATAATATTCCGTTACGTGTAATGCAAGATTCTGGAAACAATACAAATTCATAA
- a CDS encoding CsbD family protein: MNNPWQDKAKGNWNIAKGKLKQKWGELTDDDLDYQEGQEDELLGKIQKRTGETKERVNEFLNELKF, encoded by the coding sequence ATGAATAATCCATGGCAAGATAAAGCAAAAGGCAATTGGAATATTGCTAAAGGAAAATTAAAACAAAAATGGGGTGAACTAACCGATGATGACTTAGATTACCAAGAAGGTCAGGAAGATGAGTTATTAGGAAAAATCCAAAAGCGTACTGGTGAAACAAAAGAACGCGTTAATGAGTTTTTAAATGAATTGAAGTTCTAA
- a CDS encoding peptidylprolyl isomerase: MSKVKANDTVEVHYTGKLVNGQVFDSSVEREPLQVQLGQGQLIPGFEKALVDMAVNEKKTVTIAKEDAYGEVHDQLFQKVAKDQLPESIKPEVGMALVGSRPDGGEQQFRVSEVNEDHIVVDANHPLAGQDLVFDLELVAIK, encoded by the coding sequence ATGAGTAAAGTAAAAGCTAATGATACAGTAGAGGTACATTACACTGGAAAATTGGTAAACGGACAGGTTTTTGACAGCTCTGTAGAAAGAGAACCGTTACAAGTACAATTAGGCCAAGGGCAACTTATTCCTGGTTTTGAAAAAGCATTGGTTGACATGGCTGTAAACGAAAAGAAAACAGTAACCATCGCTAAAGAAGATGCCTATGGCGAAGTACACGATCAATTGTTCCAAAAAGTTGCAAAAGACCAACTTCCTGAAAGCATAAAACCAGAAGTAGGTATGGCTTTGGTAGGTTCAAGACCAGATGGTGGTGAGCAACAGTTTAGAGTTTCTGAAGTAAACGAAGATCATATTGTAGTTGATGCTAACCATCCTTTAGCAGGACAAGATTTAGTTTTTGACCTAGAATTGGTTGCTATTAAATAA
- a CDS encoding DUF4251 domain-containing protein, producing MKISKFKWGIVVMILFLSCGVSKNPPSEAELATLNELVNKRDFTIESDWAYPQATMAMQQVMNSGLMLPGDNAANISLVGNYNFLKIKGDSITSHLPYFGERQMQVDYGGMDSAIQFKGLMENYKVEKNKNHGYNISFSATSNRERFNVLIAVSPSLKTNMVLNGVSRFPIRYSGTASLISEKNKE from the coding sequence ATGAAAATTAGCAAATTTAAATGGGGGATAGTGGTCATGATATTATTTTTGTCTTGCGGTGTATCAAAAAATCCGCCATCGGAAGCTGAACTCGCAACACTTAACGAATTAGTGAACAAAAGGGATTTTACAATTGAGTCCGATTGGGCCTACCCTCAGGCCACTATGGCTATGCAGCAGGTTATGAATTCTGGTTTAATGTTGCCCGGTGATAATGCCGCCAATATTAGTTTAGTTGGTAATTATAATTTTTTAAAGATAAAAGGTGATAGTATTACATCACACTTACCTTACTTTGGTGAACGCCAAATGCAAGTGGACTATGGAGGCATGGATAGCGCCATTCAATTTAAAGGCCTTATGGAAAATTATAAAGTTGAAAAAAACAAAAACCATGGCTACAATATTTCGTTTAGCGCGACAAGTAACCGCGAACGTTTTAATGTTTTAATAGCTGTTTCGCCAAGTTTAAAAACCAATATGGTACTTAACGGAGTTTCTCGATTTCCCATTAGGTATTCTGGTACAGCTAGCTTAATTTCTGAAAAAAATAAAGAGTAA
- a CDS encoding DUF1853 family protein, producing the protein MDLNYKDIQLQFQGFLNTPQLWKNDDVFGLDQISLPLVPDFIFNEPLPNNLRLGKRVERFVGAELKRHNSITICCENVQIQKEKTTLGELDCILKFEETPVHLEIVYKFYLYDPKRNGNALEHWIGPNKRDSLVKKLNKLKTKQLPLLYNPYTESMLEALNLHVEDIKQQVYFKAQLFLPYKCDTNDLAELNPNCVSGFYIHFEALKHFKDCKFYIPNKYNWLIEPINLVDWMNYILFEETMQIFFEKKSAPLCWVKFKNGEIKKCFVVWWNYT; encoded by the coding sequence ATGGATTTAAATTATAAGGACATACAACTTCAATTTCAAGGATTTTTGAATACACCCCAACTCTGGAAAAATGATGATGTTTTTGGCTTAGACCAAATTTCGCTTCCCTTAGTTCCTGATTTTATTTTTAACGAACCGCTACCTAATAATTTAAGATTAGGAAAACGGGTTGAGCGTTTTGTGGGTGCAGAATTAAAACGCCATAATTCAATTACTATATGTTGCGAAAATGTACAAATCCAAAAAGAAAAGACCACCTTAGGAGAGTTGGATTGTATTCTGAAGTTTGAAGAAACTCCTGTTCATTTGGAAATTGTTTATAAATTCTATCTCTACGACCCTAAACGCAACGGAAATGCCCTCGAACATTGGATTGGTCCAAACAAACGGGATAGCTTAGTTAAAAAACTGAACAAACTAAAAACCAAACAACTTCCCCTACTCTACAATCCATACACAGAATCTATGTTAGAAGCCTTAAATCTACATGTCGAAGACATTAAACAGCAGGTCTATTTTAAGGCTCAATTGTTTTTGCCCTATAAATGTGACACTAATGATTTGGCCGAATTAAACCCGAACTGTGTTTCTGGATTTTACATTCATTTTGAAGCCTTAAAGCATTTTAAAGACTGTAAATTTTACATACCCAATAAATATAATTGGCTCATTGAACCTATAAATCTGGTCGACTGGATGAACTACATTTTATTTGAGGAAACAATGCAGATTTTTTTTGAAAAAAAATCTGCTCCCTTATGCTGGGTGAAATTTAAAAATGGAGAGATAAAAAAGTGTTTTGTTGTTTGGTGGAACTATACATAA
- a CDS encoding OsmC family protein, with translation MKFTRKAHAEWKGSGKEGGGTLTSGSKVLENTPYSFHTRFENGEKGTNPEELVGAAHSGCFAMQLSFLLGEEGFTPNSLNVDATVTFEDGSVTKVLLDLTGDVPEIDSAKFEEIANKAKEVCPISKLLNTNIELQVTLA, from the coding sequence ATGAAATTTACAAGAAAAGCACATGCCGAATGGAAAGGAAGTGGAAAAGAAGGTGGAGGCACATTAACTTCTGGAAGTAAGGTACTCGAAAACACTCCATACTCGTTCCATACCCGATTTGAAAACGGTGAAAAAGGCACAAACCCTGAAGAATTAGTTGGTGCCGCGCATTCCGGTTGTTTTGCCATGCAGCTTAGCTTTTTATTGGGCGAAGAAGGTTTTACACCCAACAGCCTAAATGTTGATGCTACAGTAACTTTTGAAGACGGTAGTGTTACGAAAGTTTTACTCGATTTAACAGGAGATGTTCCAGAAATTGATAGTGCTAAATTTGAAGAAATAGCGAATAAAGCCAAAGAAGTTTGTCCAATTTCTAAACTATTGAATACTAATATCGAATTACAGGTTACTTTAGCTTGA
- a CDS encoding dienelactone hydrolase family protein produces the protein MKNIVLTLIIVSGLMVSCKDQKKSSEKVELKTQEVELEAREVTYSSDSITMNGYIVHDKNLDKKRPGIIVIHEWWGHNDYVRKRADMLAELGYTAMAIDMYGDGKVAAHPEDAGKFSSVVRNNVTLASARFDAALNVLKNAASVNPDHIAVIGYCFGGSMALTMANTGKDIDAVAAFHSGVQLPVMPNDKLKAKVLVANGGADPFIPKESVEAFKSAMDSINADYKYIEFPDALHAFTSKGADALGEKFKLPLQYNAEADAKSWEALKELLNETFN, from the coding sequence ATGAAAAACATCGTTTTAACTTTAATTATTGTTTCGGGGTTGATGGTATCCTGCAAAGACCAAAAAAAATCTTCCGAAAAAGTAGAACTCAAAACCCAAGAGGTTGAACTTGAAGCTAGAGAAGTTACCTATAGTTCTGATTCAATAACTATGAATGGTTACATTGTTCACGATAAAAATTTAGACAAAAAACGGCCTGGCATTATCGTAATACACGAATGGTGGGGGCATAATGATTATGTGCGTAAACGTGCCGATATGCTTGCCGAATTAGGTTATACGGCCATGGCCATAGATATGTATGGAGATGGAAAAGTAGCCGCACACCCCGAGGATGCAGGTAAATTTTCAAGTGTAGTGAGAAATAATGTAACTTTGGCTTCAGCAAGATTTGATGCGGCTTTAAACGTATTAAAAAATGCTGCATCGGTAAACCCAGACCATATCGCAGTAATTGGTTATTGCTTTGGAGGAAGCATGGCACTAACGATGGCCAATACCGGAAAAGATATTGATGCTGTAGCAGCTTTCCATAGTGGGGTTCAATTACCCGTAATGCCTAATGATAAGCTAAAAGCTAAAGTTTTGGTAGCCAATGGTGGTGCCGACCCATTTATTCCAAAGGAAAGTGTTGAAGCGTTTAAAAGCGCTATGGATAGTATAAATGCTGATTATAAGTATATCGAATTCCCAGATGCTTTGCATGCCTTTACCAGCAAAGGGGCTGATGCATTGGGCGAAAAATTTAAATTACCTTTACAGTATAATGCCGAAGCAGATGCTAAATCTTGGGAAGCATTAAAAGAATTATTAAATGAAACGTTTAACTAA
- a CDS encoding glycosyltransferase family 9 protein, which yields MKVSGRVNSIRRRIMHNITKGVGSSYKEPKKGSVTKADIKKVLIIRPNHRLGNQLLLTPIVQEVETTFPDCEIDLFVKGGVAHPVFQNYKSINQIIKLPKKPFSNILKYIAVWFKIKAKRYDLVINGDKDSSSGRLLTALSRAKLKVFGDVHENITSKHDDYEHISKYPIYNLRYFLDKIGVEKNNAPLPLLNIKLDENELANGKLILDKITKNRKKTICIYTNATGHKCYSESWWEMFYARLLKNYPDYNIIEMLPIENISKINFKAPNFYSQDIREMGAIIKSTSIFIAADNGVMHLASASLTPTVGFFSRTNPNVYGPYGNSSLALHTEKTSINDWMTAIDNILK from the coding sequence ATGAAAGTTTCAGGACGCGTAAATAGTATTCGAAGACGAATAATGCACAACATCACCAAAGGTGTTGGAAGTTCGTATAAAGAACCTAAAAAAGGGTCGGTTACTAAAGCGGATATAAAAAAAGTGCTGATTATACGTCCCAACCATAGGCTGGGTAATCAATTATTGTTAACGCCCATTGTGCAGGAGGTCGAGACTACTTTTCCAGATTGTGAAATCGATTTGTTTGTAAAGGGAGGTGTGGCGCACCCCGTATTTCAAAACTACAAAAGTATTAATCAAATTATAAAGTTGCCTAAAAAACCATTTAGTAATATTTTAAAATACATTGCGGTTTGGTTTAAGATTAAAGCGAAACGTTACGATTTGGTTATCAATGGTGATAAAGATTCTTCATCCGGAAGGTTGTTAACGGCATTGTCTAGAGCCAAACTGAAAGTTTTTGGAGATGTGCATGAAAATATTACATCAAAGCACGACGATTACGAGCATATTTCAAAATATCCAATTTATAATCTTCGCTATTTTTTGGATAAAATAGGTGTCGAAAAAAACAATGCACCGCTACCGCTTTTAAATATTAAATTGGATGAAAATGAATTAGCCAACGGAAAGCTTATTCTCGATAAGATCACAAAAAATAGGAAAAAAACAATTTGTATTTATACCAATGCAACGGGGCACAAGTGCTATTCTGAAAGCTGGTGGGAAATGTTCTATGCCAGACTTTTAAAAAACTACCCAGATTACAACATTATTGAAATGCTTCCCATTGAAAATATTTCAAAAATAAATTTTAAAGCGCCCAATTTTTACAGCCAAGATATTCGAGAAATGGGAGCCATTATTAAAAGCACTTCAATATTTATCGCAGCAGATAATGGTGTTATGCATTTGGCCAGCGCATCGCTTACACCAACTGTAGGGTTCTTTTCGCGCACCAACCCTAATGTTTATGGGCCATATGGGAATAGCAGTTTAGCACTACATACCGAAAAAACGTCCATAAACGATTGGATGACCGCAATTGATAATATTCTAAAATAA
- a CDS encoding DMT family transporter, with product MDAKKAIKYMLISTMAFACMNATVKYLSNVNSYQIVFFRSLSSLFFTFGFLIKNKIPIIGKNNALLILRSVTGATSMLLFFMSVKYLSVGTAVSLRYIAPIFAAIFAVFILRERVRPWQWVFFTISFIGVLVLKGLDRELNTKGLILVLIASVLSGLVYIIISKIGNREHPVVIVNYFMVIATVLGGVLSIGHWVTPQGTEWIFLFSLGVFGYFGQIFMTKAFQTASTNLIAPIKYVEVIFTTLIGISVFNEVYTFWSLLGITLIIGGMVLNVWYKSKFKR from the coding sequence TTGGACGCTAAAAAAGCCATAAAATATATGTTGATTAGTACCATGGCCTTCGCCTGCATGAATGCCACGGTAAAATATTTAAGCAACGTAAACTCGTATCAAATTGTTTTTTTTCGGTCTTTAAGTTCGTTGTTTTTTACCTTCGGTTTTTTGATAAAAAACAAAATCCCCATTATTGGTAAAAATAACGCTTTGCTCATCCTTCGTTCGGTAACAGGCGCTACATCTATGTTGCTGTTTTTCATGTCGGTTAAATACCTATCGGTGGGCACAGCAGTTTCACTGAGGTATATCGCACCTATCTTTGCCGCTATTTTTGCTGTTTTTATTTTACGCGAACGTGTAAGGCCTTGGCAGTGGGTGTTCTTTACCATTTCATTTATTGGAGTTTTAGTACTCAAAGGTTTGGATCGTGAGTTGAATACCAAAGGACTCATATTGGTGCTTATTGCTTCTGTTTTAAGCGGTTTGGTTTATATCATAATTAGTAAAATTGGGAATCGCGAGCACCCTGTTGTAATTGTTAATTATTTTATGGTAATAGCCACTGTTTTGGGTGGGGTACTATCTATTGGACACTGGGTGACACCACAAGGCACGGAATGGATATTCCTTTTCAGTTTAGGTGTTTTTGGTTATTTTGGACAAATATTTATGACCAAAGCGTTTCAAACGGCAAGTACCAATTTAATTGCACCCATAAAGTATGTAGAAGTTATTTTTACAACCTTAATAGGTATTTCGGTTTTTAATGAAGTTTACACCTTTTGGAGTTTGCTTGGCATTACTTTAATTATAGGTGGCATGGTGCTTAATGTTTGGTATAAGTCGAAATTTAAACGCTAA
- a CDS encoding EamA family transporter — MGLTRKNLTIALAFFAIYVIWGSTYLLNKIAVSELPPLKLAAIRFSVAGILIFFIAKLLKVNISITREQLKNTVIAGFLFLTFGNGVVVWALKFVDSGFAALEISAQPLVVLVLMRILQGKKITSMAYIGVVLGFFGIYLLVSQKQLISQDGQITGMLMIFVCMISWAYGSLFVGKANLPSNFFVNTGYQMLFGGIMLGFASLCFNESWSSPTAWSSDVLWAMFLLVVFGSIIAFTSFNFLLKEVSPEKVATNTYVNPIIALILGWYILDETITGQSVLAAIVLLTGVYFINTNRITKPKNIGR; from the coding sequence ATGGGGCTTACTCGTAAAAACTTAACTATTGCACTGGCATTTTTTGCGATTTATGTTATCTGGGGGTCAACCTATCTGTTAAACAAAATTGCAGTTTCAGAACTACCTCCTTTAAAATTGGCTGCCATTCGATTTTCAGTTGCGGGCATATTAATTTTTTTTATTGCAAAACTGTTAAAAGTCAATATCTCTATAACCCGAGAGCAACTAAAAAATACGGTTATCGCCGGTTTTTTGTTCTTAACCTTTGGTAACGGTGTAGTGGTTTGGGCTTTAAAGTTTGTCGATAGCGGTTTTGCAGCCCTTGAGATTTCGGCACAACCTCTGGTCGTTCTTGTTTTAATGCGTATTCTTCAAGGAAAAAAAATAACATCTATGGCTTATATAGGTGTTGTTTTAGGGTTTTTTGGCATTTACCTGTTGGTAAGCCAAAAACAGCTTATCAGTCAAGACGGACAAATTACAGGCATGTTAATGATTTTTGTTTGCATGATAAGCTGGGCGTATGGTAGTCTATTTGTCGGAAAGGCCAATTTACCATCAAATTTCTTTGTTAATACAGGTTACCAAATGCTTTTTGGAGGAATAATGCTAGGGTTTGCAAGCTTGTGTTTTAATGAAAGTTGGTCGTCGCCAACGGCATGGAGTAGCGATGTATTATGGGCTATGTTTTTGCTTGTTGTATTTGGAAGTATTATTGCATTTACATCCTTTAATTTTCTGTTAAAGGAAGTATCACCCGAAAAAGTTGCCACTAACACGTATGTAAATCCTATTATAGCCTTAATTTTAGGTTGGTATATTTTAGATGAAACCATAACGGGCCAATCTGTTTTGGCAGCCATCGTTTTACTTACAGGGGTTTATTTTATCAACACCAACCGCATTACAAAACCTAAAAATATTGGACGCTAA